A stretch of the Psychroserpens sp. Hel_I_66 genome encodes the following:
- a CDS encoding DUF2279 domain-containing protein → MGACKFLILCLLTLISLNSHSQSKLDSFFKPSDSLNTSRRNAVVITEATLGSLTLIGLDQLWYADFERSKFKTVNDSDEWLQMDKIGHVFSSYQLGRLGANSLNWAGVRKKDQLIYGATLGLGFLTAVEIFDGYSKEWGFSWTDMAANAAGTGLYLGQELLWDEQRITLKYSFHQTQFASQRPNKLGDGFLEEMLKDYNGQTYWLSCNVHSFFKESKIPRWINIAFGYGAEGMLTGKNETIDNLFADQNRRRQFYLSLDVDLSKIETNSRVLRTAFDILNVIKVPFPTFSFDGKNGAKLHYIYF, encoded by the coding sequence ATGGGAGCTTGTAAGTTTTTGATTTTGTGTTTACTTACATTAATTAGTCTCAATTCTCATTCCCAGTCCAAATTAGATTCTTTTTTTAAGCCAAGTGATTCACTAAACACTTCAAGGCGAAATGCTGTGGTAATAACCGAAGCAACTTTGGGGTCTTTGACATTAATTGGTTTAGACCAATTATGGTATGCAGATTTCGAGCGGTCTAAGTTTAAAACGGTAAATGATAGTGATGAATGGCTTCAAATGGATAAAATTGGTCATGTCTTTTCTTCTTATCAACTCGGAAGGTTAGGTGCAAACTCTCTCAATTGGGCAGGAGTTCGCAAGAAAGATCAGCTTATATATGGAGCAACTTTAGGTTTAGGCTTTCTAACTGCGGTCGAAATTTTTGATGGCTATTCTAAAGAATGGGGATTCTCATGGACTGATATGGCTGCAAATGCTGCAGGAACCGGGTTGTATCTAGGGCAGGAGTTACTTTGGGATGAACAGCGCATCACATTAAAATATTCGTTTCACCAAACACAGTTTGCAAGCCAGCGACCAAATAAATTAGGAGATGGATTTCTGGAAGAGATGTTAAAAGATTATAATGGGCAAACGTATTGGTTAAGTTGTAATGTGCATTCTTTTTTTAAAGAGAGCAAAATCCCGAGATGGATTAATATTGCATTTGGTTATGGAGCAGAAGGGATGTTAACTGGTAAAAATGAGACTATTGATAATCTTTTTGCTGATCAAAATAGAAGGCGACAATTTTACTTAAGTTTAGATGTTGATTTATCTAAAATTGAGACGAATTCTCGCGTTTTGAGAACCGCATTTGACATTTTAAACGTTATAAAAGTTCCATTTCCAACGTTTTCGTTCGACGGTAAAAATGGCGCAAAGCTACACTACATCTACTTTTAA
- the mltG gene encoding endolytic transglycosylase MltG: MYIKKILWAVAIIGLVLAAIFGYYIYNAMLSPNTAFNNDEAYIYVPTNANYEDVRSQLEPLLDDIEAFDALAKQKEYTTNLKAGRFIIKKGMNNNDIINSIRINNVPLKIAFNNQESLAKLAGRIGFQIEADSLSLINAMTDEAFLKKSGFTKATALGMYIPNSYEFFWNTSAESFRDRMLKEYNRFWNETRNAKAKAIGLSRDQVMALASIVHEESKQASEQPRIAGVYMNRLRIGMPLQADPTLKFAAYQLPEYKNTVIKRVLNKHKDIESPYNTYMNAGLPPGLIAMPDISAINAVLNFEKHNYLYFAANAKKLGFHKFAKTLSQHNVNAREYQQYLSSQGINR, translated from the coding sequence ATGTACATTAAAAAAATACTTTGGGCAGTTGCTATTATCGGTTTAGTTTTAGCTGCAATTTTTGGTTATTATATCTACAATGCAATGCTTTCTCCTAATACTGCATTCAATAATGACGAGGCTTATATATATGTTCCAACAAATGCAAACTATGAAGATGTGAGGTCGCAATTAGAACCTCTTTTAGATGATATAGAGGCTTTTGATGCTTTGGCGAAGCAAAAAGAATACACTACAAATTTGAAAGCAGGGCGTTTTATAATCAAAAAGGGAATGAATAATAATGATATTATAAATTCCATTAGAATTAATAATGTGCCTTTAAAGATAGCATTCAATAACCAAGAGTCCTTGGCAAAATTAGCAGGAAGAATCGGTTTTCAAATTGAAGCAGACAGTTTATCTCTCATCAATGCCATGACAGATGAAGCTTTTTTAAAAAAGAGCGGATTTACAAAGGCAACAGCACTCGGGATGTACATCCCTAATAGTTATGAGTTTTTCTGGAATACTTCCGCAGAAAGTTTTAGAGACCGTATGCTAAAAGAATATAATCGGTTTTGGAACGAGACTAGAAATGCTAAAGCAAAAGCTATAGGTTTGAGTAGAGATCAAGTTATGGCACTGGCATCAATTGTTCACGAAGAATCTAAACAAGCCAGTGAACAGCCCAGAATTGCTGGAGTTTATATGAACAGGTTGCGAATTGGAATGCCTTTACAGGCAGATCCAACTTTAAAATTTGCTGCGTATCAATTACCTGAATATAAAAACACAGTAATTAAGCGTGTATTGAATAAACATAAAGATATTGAATCACCATACAATACTTATATGAATGCTGGCTTGCCTCCAGGTTTGATTGCAATGCCAGATATATCGGCAATAAATGCGGTACTTAATTTTGAAAAACATAATTACCTGTATTTTGCTGCTAATGCCAAAAAATTAGGGTTTCATAAATTTGCGAAAACCTTGTCTCAACATAATGTGAATGCAAGAGAGTACCAACAATATTTATCATCTCAGGGAATAAATAGGTAA
- a CDS encoding GNAT family N-acetyltransferase: MISLKGEHIYLRALEPEDLDFIHEIENSQDIWEISNTITPYSKFLIKQYLKQAHRDVFDVKQLRLVISNYENVALGMIDLFDFDFKNKRAGVGILIKDSVNRQKGFGKEALQLLVDYCKSQLDLHQLYCNISEENEKSLKLFNNQGFEVIGLKNDWNYVNGSYKNEYLLQLILN, translated from the coding sequence ATGATTAGTCTCAAAGGTGAACATATATATTTAAGAGCTTTGGAGCCAGAAGATCTGGATTTTATTCACGAGATTGAAAACAGTCAGGATATTTGGGAAATTAGTAATACGATTACACCATACTCTAAGTTTTTGATAAAACAATATCTAAAGCAGGCGCACAGAGATGTTTTTGACGTGAAGCAATTGCGTTTGGTAATTTCTAACTATGAGAATGTTGCTTTAGGAATGATAGACTTATTTGATTTTGATTTTAAAAACAAACGAGCTGGAGTTGGAATTTTGATCAAGGATTCGGTGAATAGGCAAAAAGGCTTCGGAAAAGAAGCACTGCAATTATTGGTAGACTATTGTAAATCACAATTGGACCTGCATCAATTGTATTGTAATATTTCCGAAGAAAATGAAAAAAGTTTAAAATTATTTAATAATCAAGGTTTTGAAGTCATAGGGCTTAAAAACGACTGGAACTATGTTAATGGTTCCTATAAAAATGAATACCTCTTACAATTAATATTGAATTAA
- the dapF gene encoding diaminopimelate epimerase: MQLTFYKYQGTGNDFVMIDNRQQLFDKNDTKRIAFLCDRRFGIGADGLILLEKHDTYDFKMVYFNADGNESSMCGNGGRCITAFANFLGVIKDAATFEAIDGKHKATLKNQLVSLQMQDVNTIENHKTHVFLNTGSPHHVQMQDDLSDFDVYTFGKKIRYGKPYNEKGSNVNFVAKISEEKFAVRTYERGVEDETLSCGTGVTAVALAMNYIGETEKNIITLQTQGGELQVSFETSGNGYKNIWLTGPATQVFKGNI, encoded by the coding sequence ATGCAACTTACTTTTTACAAATATCAAGGAACCGGAAACGACTTTGTGATGATTGATAATCGTCAGCAATTATTCGACAAAAATGATACCAAACGTATCGCTTTTTTGTGCGACAGACGTTTTGGCATTGGAGCAGATGGATTGATTCTATTAGAAAAGCACGATACCTATGATTTTAAAATGGTGTATTTTAATGCTGACGGAAACGAAAGTTCCATGTGTGGCAACGGTGGGAGATGTATCACAGCTTTCGCTAATTTTTTAGGAGTTATTAAGGATGCTGCTACTTTTGAAGCCATTGATGGCAAACATAAAGCAACGCTAAAAAACCAACTCGTAAGCCTTCAAATGCAAGATGTCAACACAATTGAGAATCATAAAACACACGTGTTTTTGAATACTGGTTCTCCTCACCATGTACAAATGCAAGATGATTTATCAGATTTTGATGTTTATACCTTCGGAAAGAAAATTAGGTATGGAAAACCATACAATGAAAAGGGAAGCAATGTCAATTTTGTTGCTAAAATTTCCGAAGAAAAATTTGCTGTAAGAACTTATGAACGAGGAGTCGAGGATGAAACACTTTCCTGCGGAACAGGCGTTACTGCAGTTGCTCTAGCAATGAATTACATTGGTGAAACAGAAAAGAATATCATCACGTTGCAGACCCAAGGTGGAGAGCTGCAAGTGTCTTTTGAAACATCTGGAAATGGTTACAAGAATATTTGGCTTACTGGTCCTGCAACCCAAGTTTTTAAAGGAAATATATAA